The bacterium genome contains the following window.
CTTGCATTTTTTCGCGCATTCCATTAATTTTCTTGCCGTTCTGACACAACCGGCAGCCGCCGGTAAACGACTCTCCTTATTTCGTATCTCACGAAACGAATATTCGAAACATGAAGTAACTCACTTTAATCACGGAGCCTCTGTCATGGTTTCTTTTTTTTCAATGGTATGGTCGTCCGTCGGTAAGAAGATAATGACCGGTCTCACAGGCCTCGGCTTGTGCCTGTTTATCATCGGGCATTTGGCGGGTAATTTCAGTCTTCTGATCAGTGCGGAAGCCTTTAATCTGTATACGTACAAATTATTCAGCCTCGGCGGGTTATTGTATGTAATCGAAGCGCTGCTTACTCTGGCATTTGTACTCCACGCTATCGTTGGTATTAGTATTTTTCTGAAAAAGCGTAAAGCACGTCCGGTCGACTATATTAAAGTAACGAATGCCGGTGGTAACAGTCATAAATCCGTTTCATCAGTATCGATGATCTGGACAGGATTGATTCTTCTGGTTTTTCTCGTCCTGCACCTGAAAACATTTAAATTCGGGTCTTACTATGAAACTAGTATCAACGGCATGGTCATGCGCGATCTTTACCGGCTGGTTATAGAAGTGTATCAACAACCCTATTATGTGATCAGTTATACCATTATCATGATCCTGCTGGGAGTGCACTTGCGGCATGGCTTCTGGAGCGCATTTCAATCACTCGGAGTCAATCATCCAAGGTATTCCCCTATCATTTACAGCTTCGGGATTTTATTCGCCATCATTATGGCTGCAGGGTTTATATTAATACCAATTTGGATATACTTTACTAAACAATGATCTATGATTAATGAACAATGAATAAAACATTTCTTCAATTCAACGCTCATTGTTCATTATTCATTGTTCATTTAAAATCAGGGAGACTTTAAATGAGCCTCGATTCTAAAATTCCTTCAGGTCCGCTACCGCAGAAATGGGACCAACATAAATTCGAGATGAAGCTGGTTAATCCCGCCAATCGCCGTAAATATACGGTATTGATTGTCG
Protein-coding sequences here:
- a CDS encoding succinate dehydrogenase cytochrome b subunit, giving the protein MVSFFSMVWSSVGKKIMTGLTGLGLCLFIIGHLAGNFSLLISAEAFNLYTYKLFSLGGLLYVIEALLTLAFVLHAIVGISIFLKKRKARPVDYIKVTNAGGNSHKSVSSVSMIWTGLILLVFLVLHLKTFKFGSYYETSINGMVMRDLYRLVIEVYQQPYYVISYTIIMILLGVHLRHGFWSAFQSLGVNHPRYSPIIYSFGILFAIIMAAGFILIPIWIYFTKQ